One segment of Anopheles stephensi strain Indian chromosome 3, UCI_ANSTEP_V1.0, whole genome shotgun sequence DNA contains the following:
- the LOC118512712 gene encoding cell cycle checkpoint protein RAD17 — protein MQKKSDGGPLDLLEHFKPSQEADLAIHVKKIEEVKLWLTEAQKMHPASQILLITGPSGSGKSICLKTLAQAMNYGISEWTTPVDVDLFLSDGYDFEDNREDRKGRRSQKALFNDFLYKTSRYCSLFSTANETGRLLLVKDFPNSMLRSPEEFHDSLERFRDSSTDPIVFIATDTASKSLDVAYNLFPATIMESFQIHHIKFNAVSATLLKKAIKRITGIIRADAQMSKLYQAVPSRAVEEDIVASSQGDLRNCCLNYLFTCMKSEAGVWPKRLHPTGDGVGHSGKKKKSTAANKNTNPVGLSENLTIMHGLGRIFHPKFVKQQHEGTRFVHSPESIAECFLTQPASIVSLLHSNYVTRCSDIQNVSRASDALTVVDAIMNEFRSDQLATYGLNIAVRSMMVYNEQTTHGFQPIRKKIKVQLHESTKAYEGQLIKHGLILRPVPTRLLATEYKGYVSIIWKPALNKSHSDAVATQ, from the exons atgcaaaagaaaagcgatGGAGGTCCGCTCGACCTGCTGGAACACTTCAAACCGTCCCAGGAAGCGGATCTGGCAATTCACGTGAAGAAGATCGAAGAGGTAAAGTTGTGGCTTACCGAGGCCCAAAAAATGCACCCAGCCTCTCAAATCCTGCTCATCACGGGTCCGTCGGGCAGTGGCAAAAGCATTTGCCTTAAAACGCTCGCACAAGCGATGAACTACGGCATCAGTGAGTGGACAACTCCGGTCGATGTGGATCTCTTCCTTAGCGATGGATACGATTTCGAGGATAATCGGGAAGATAGGAAAGGCCGTCGCTCGCAGAAGGCACTGTTTAACGATTTTCTCTACAAAACCTCGCGCTACTGTTCCCTGTTCAGTACAGCGAACGAAACCGGCAGGCTGCTGCTCGTGAAAGATTTCCCCAACTCGATGCTCCGCTCACCGGAAGAGTTTCACGATTCGCTGGAACGGTTTCGGGACAGCAGCACCGATCCGATCGTGTTCATTGCCACCGATACTGCGAGCAAATCGCTAGATGTGGCGTACAATTTATTCCCCGCAACAATTATGGAGAGCTTCCAGATACACCACATCAAGTTCAATGCCGTATCGGCAACTTTGCTGAAGAAAGCAATCAAACGTATAACCGGTATCATAAGGGCAGATGCGCAAATGTCGAAACTGTATCAAGCAGTTCCTTCCAGGGCGGTGGAAGAGGACATTGTAGCTTCATCGCAGGGGGATTTACGGAACTGCTGTCTGAACTATCTGTTCACCTGCATGAAGTCCGAGGCCGGTGTATGGCCAAAGCGCTTGCATCCGACCGGTGACGGTGTTGGTCACagtggcaaaaaaaagaaatcaaccGCCGCTAACAAGAACACTAACCCGGTGGGATTGAGTGAAAATTTAACGATTATGCATGGGCTGGGTCGCATCTTTCATCCCAAAT TTGTTAAACAACAGCACGAAGGTACGAGATTCGTCCATTCGCCCGAAAGCATTGCGGAATGCTTTTTAACGCAACCGGCGAGCATCGTTTCACTGCTGCACTCAAACTACGTAACCAGATGTTCAGACATTCAAAACGTGTCCCGGGCATCGGATGCGCTAACCGTGGTGGATGCTATCATGAACGAGTTTAGG AGCGATCAATTGGCAACGTATGGCTTAAACATAGCTGTTCGAAGCATGATGGTGTACAACGAGCAAACCACGCACGGTTTTCAACCgataaggaaaaaaattaaggTTCAGCTGCACGAAAG TACCAAAGCGTACGAAGGACAGCTCATAAAGCACGGACTGATTCTGCGCCCGGTACCGACCCGGTTGCTGGCAACGGAGTACAAGGGATATGTGTCCATCATTTGGAAGCCTGCATTAAACAAATCTCACAGTGATGCGGTGGCCACCCAGTAG
- the LOC118512710 gene encoding structural maintenance of chromosomes protein 3-like encodes MYLREIIINGFKSYMNQTVVEQLDPKHNVVVGRNGSGKSNFFSAIEFVLSDEYTNLRQSERAGLINKGASKSPTESAFVEIVLVEKASISAEKKPSDCGETRVRRTISATKDQYKLNGRNATRREVVEMLDSLGLSTASPYYIVKQGKINQLAMSRPPQLLQVLFEIGGIRVYDEKLKETIKLMHDADLCLKQIRTVRSSLGERLKLLFNERKEQEQFEQLDKKHRLLSFMVLDKKHQEAVRALNALDHTEQSWKEQERQFVLQKSEAMEKSNELKRHRKDTSAELTNAQAKQTYLGEEHIRLQKQMVKLDLQLQDTVQELGRQRVDQEREQTELVRQQTDISDVQMQLETVARQLAAVQERKDTLESAFLKKKERRNEILDKQRRGIQFTTREARDQFLRNEIAYVCNQIKVQTEALGRMKIEHKELIGGLEIKKEDGTRYEGEHGTLANQENAYKAQLAQIGARLQESKTVRETLAADESRKMIELNHRRAQVSDHEQKLRKQIGTRVADGWRAVAKVLDMLRTQHADHHPVLAGYHGRVFEAFQCEEELFRAVETVAGSKLYYHIVESEAIANELIALCNKHQLRGEYNFMPLNKLQAGQQMHTAVRSDATVRPLVSLLTYDNRFEIVFQHIFGGTLLCDGLETAVNAHRQHQRSCVTRDGDMVGRGALTGGYRAPGTTKLHQALALCEMGAKIARLESDLQSIRKLKSKADEIIDKDEQDRVIVEAKHRKMVRNREQLQALLHAVPTQCRRLGEKCTELERKIRTQQTDLDLLVAKEESLRRELETQFICVLTEKEERFIAQLDEEIRCLRTQQNEAFNAELQVQREKDKLENRLNGQLIPKRDALIASLAGRSYGSLANQRTVYEQQQKTLSSKIDLLVQDISNVDKQVRDLTDKGKKLTKELEYWLKKLKHAEEAISTKDPRETSHEARKRQLAAEVNRYAKEIEALGVLPAFDQGYDKMTLPKLMQELERTSKQLKKFSSVNKTAVDEYARVSQSLSVMDRKLKESEDTRKMHESTVQRLQAQRMDCIEHIFNTVNRNFIEIFSRFVPAGCGKLILQTTDGNADSDDTTTDESYDGDGVPDRYVGLAVEVSFMASEGTRSELGTLSGGQKTLVAIALIFAMQKYNPAPFYLFDEIDQALDSGHRKVVANEIHALSANSQFITITFRRELLEHADKYFGVRYRNTASSIGAVSKERAFDFVVDDTIRR; translated from the exons ATGTATTTGAGAGAG ATAATAATCAATGGTTTTAAAAGCTACATGAATCAGACCGTCGTTGAGCAGCTCGATCCCAAGCATAACGTCGTGGTGGGAAGAAACGGCTCGGGAAAGAGTAATTTCTTCAGTG CAATCGAGTTCGTACTGAGCGACGAGTACACCAACCTAAGACAATCGGAACGCGCTGGGTTGATAAACAAAGGCGCATCGAAATCTCCTACCGAGTCTGCGTTCGTGGAGATTGTTCTCGTCGAGAAGGCATCGATTTCTGCG GAAAAGAAACCTTCAGACTGTGGTGAAACACGCGTACGTCGGACCATTTCAGCTACCAAGGATCAGTACAAGCTAAATGGTCGTAATGCAACGCGCAGGGAGGTGGTGGAGATGCTGGATTCGCTCGGCTTGTCAACCGCCAGCCCGTACTACATCGTGAAGCAGGGTAAAATCAATCAGCTAGCAATGTCCCGTCCGCCCCAGCTGCTGCAAGTCCTGTTCGAGATCGGCGGCATACGGGTGTACGACGAGAAGCTTAAGGAGACGATCAAGCTGATGCACGACGCGGACCTTTGCTTGAAACAAATACGCACCGTACGTTCCTCGCTCGGGGAACGCCTAAAGCTGCTCTTCAACGAGCGGAAGGAACAGGAGCAATTTGAGCAGCTCGATAAGAAGCATCGCCTACTCAGCTTTATGGTGCTGGACAAAAAGCATCAAGAGGCGGTACGGGCGCTCAACGCGCTTGACCACACGGAACAATCTTGGAAGGAGCAAGAGCGCCAATTTGTGCTGCAAAAATCGGAAGCCATGGAGAAGTCGAACGAGCTGAAACGGCATCGCAAAGACACCAGCGCCGAGCTTACCAACGCTCAGGCCAAACAAACGTATCTCGGCGAAGAGCACATTAGACTGCAAAAGCAAATGGTTAAGCTTGATCTGCAGCTGCAAGACACCGTACAGGAGTTGGGCAGGCAACGTGTCGACCAGGAACGGGAACAAACCGAGCTGGTCCGCCAGCAGACCGATATTTCCGATGTGCAGATGCAGCTGGAAACGGTCGCGCGTCAACTGGCCGCAGTGCAGGAGCGAAAGGACACGCTGGAAAGTGCATTcttgaagaagaaggaaaggcGCAACGAAATATTAGACAAACAGCGTCGAGGCATACAATTTACTACCCGCGAAGCACGGGACCAATTTCTGCGGAACGAGATTGCGTACGTGTGCAATCAGATTAAAGTCCAAACGGAAGCACTAGGTCGCATGAAGATCGAGCACAAAGAGCTTATCGGCGGGTTGGAAATAAAGAAAGAGGACGGCACACGGTATGAGGGGGAGCATGGTACTTTGGCGAACCAGGAAAATGCCTACAAAGCACAGCTCGCCCAGATCGGTGCTCGTCTGCAGGAAAGTAAGACCGTACGGGAAACGCTCGCCGCTGATGAAAGCAGAAAGATGATCGAGCTGAACCATCGGCGGGCTCAAGTCTCAGATCATGAGCAAAAGCTTCGCAAGCAAATTGGGACGCGTGTTGCGGACGGATGGCGTGCCGTCGCCAAAGTGCTGGACATGCTTCGAACGCAACACGCCGACCATCATCCCGTGCTGGCCGGGTACCACGGTCGAGTGTTTGAAGCGTTCCAGTGCGAGGAGGAACTTTTTCGCGCGGTTGAAACGGTGGCCGGAAGCAAACTATACTATCACATCGTGGAGTCGGAAGCGATCGCCAATGAGCTCATTGCGCTGTGCAACAAGCACCAGCTGCGGGGAGAGTATAATTTTATGCCATTAAACAAATTGCAGGCGGGGCAGCAAATGCACACTGCCGTGCGTAGCGATGCAACCGTTCGGCCCTTAGTATCTTTGCTAACGTACGACAATCGTTTCGAGATCGTGTTTCAACACATCTTTGGCGGCACGCTACTGTGCGATGGGCTGGAAACGGCGGTCAATGCTCACCGGCAGCATCAAAGATCCTGTGTCACGCGTGATGGCGATATGGTGGGTAGGGGCGCACTAACAGGCGGCTATCGTGCTCCCGGTACGACGAAGCTTCACCAAGCGTTGGCACTGTGCGAGATGGGTGCAAAGATCGCTCGACTCGAATCGGACTTGCAATCCATACGGAAATTGAAAAGCAAAGCGGACGAAATCATTGACAAAGATGAACAGGACCGCGTGATAGTGGAAGCGAAGCACAGGAAAATGGTGCGCAATAGGGAACAGCTTCAAGCGCTACTGCACGCAGTTCCGACCCAGTGCCGACGGCTGGGTGAGAAATGTACCGAACTGGAGCGTAAAATTCGTACCCAGCAAACGGATCTCGACCTACTCGTGGCCAAGGAGGAAAGCCTCCGCCGTGAGCTGGAAACCCAATTTATCTGCGTGCTAACCGAGAAGGAGGAACGTTTCATAGCGCAGCTTGACGAAGAGATCAGATGCTTGCGGACGCAGCAAAACGAAGCGTTCAATGCCGAGCTGCAAGTGCAGCGCGAGAAGGACAAGTTGGAGAACAGGCTGAATGGGCAATTGATACCGAAGCGTGATGCGCTCATTGCTTCGCTGGCGGGCCGCAGCTATGGTTCGCTTGCCAATCAAAGGACGGTgtacgagcagcagcaaaagacgCTTTCCAGCAAAATCGATTTGCTGGTCCAGGATATCAGCAACGTAGACAAACA GGTCCGAGATTTAACCGATAAGGGCAAAAAGCTTACCAAAGAGTTGGAGTATTGGTTGAAAAAGCTGAAACACGCCGAAGAAGCCATTTCCACCAAGGATCCCCGTGAGACGTCACACGAAGCACGGAAGCGACAGTTGGCTGCTGAGGTTAACCGGTACGCAAAGGAAATCGAAGCTCTGGGTGTTTTGCCAGCGTTTGACCAAGGGTACGACAAAATGACCCTACCTAAG CTGATGCAGGAACTTGAGCGGACGAGCAAGCAGCTGAAAAAGTTTAGCTCCGTCAACAAAACAGCCGTCGATGAGTATGCACGTGTGTCACAATCGTTGAGCGTGATGGATCGAAAGTTGAAAGAGTCCGAGGATACACGCAAAATGCACGAATCCACTGTGCAGCGGTTGCAGGCCCAGCGCATGGACTGTATCGAACATATTTTCAACACCGTCAATAGGAActttattgaaatattttcccGCTTTGTGCCGGCCGGCTGCGGGAAGCTTATTTTGCAAACGACGGACGGTAATGCCGACAGTGACGATACCACCACGGACGAGTCGTACGATGGTGATGGCGTGCCGGATCGTTACGTAGGACTAGCCGTGGAGGTTTCGTTCATGGCTAGTGAGGGAACCCGGAGCGAGCTGGGCACGCTATCCGGCGGCCAAAAAACGTTGGTCGCGATTGCACTTATTTTCGCGATGCAGAAGTACAATCCCGCTCCGTTCTATCTGTTCGATGAGATCGATCAGGCGCTGGACAGCGGGCATCGTAAGGTGGTGGCGAACGAGATACACGCGCTGAGTGCAAACTCGCAGTTCATTACGATCACGTTTCGGCGCGAACTGTTGGAGCATGCGGATAAGTATTTCGGTGTCCGGTACCGGAACACAGCGAGCAGCATTGGCGCCGTGTCGAAAGAGCGGGCGTTCGACTTTGTCGTCGATGATACTATTCGCCGTTAG
- the LOC118512711 gene encoding protein JTB-like isoform X2, producing MIENLSKKRMVFGISCLILLTIVVLIIESKWMKAGSRRQEFVIENNSTCWQRETYEVIKDCHPCTAFEIASKSQGVCVHTHNKEVLKCIGGEIVTRSCDRVAWLDERHYWSFQISLSIVGTLSAAISFLRQKTLNRRTMLKIQRELGA from the exons ATGATAGAGAACCTGTCCAAGAAACGCATGGTGTTTGGAATCAGCTGCCTTATATT ACTAACCATAGTTGTACTGATCATCGAATCCAAATGGATGAAGGCAGGCTCTCGTCGACAGGAGTTTGTGATCGAGAATAATTCCACCTGCTGGCAGCGCGAAACGTACGAAGTGATCAAGGACTGTCATCCGTGCACCGCGTTTGAGATTGCGAGCAAATCCCAGGGAGTCTGTGTGCATACACACAACAAAGAGGTACTGAAGTGCATTGGAGGAGAGATCGTGACTAGAAG CTGTGACCGGGTGGCGTGGTTGGATGAACGGCACTACTGGTCGTTCcaaatttcactttcaattgTCGGTACGCTTTCGGCGGCGATATCCTTTCTGCGGCAGAAAACGCTTAACCGACGGACTATGCTAAAGATTCAGCGAGAACTAGGTGCATAG
- the LOC118512711 gene encoding glutathione S-transferase C-terminal domain-containing protein homolog isoform X1, producing MKLYLKYYYRAPGSVDDSLHHLDVPLETFVVLALYRYLEINPSNVVVHFVQCKATSNVLRVVVPRSTIRGDQSVNFIDATNTVPNDEHPALFCQLPSISIERINTIVSGLCGVCRRLTKEHIATVSATSEGLLGFKGNTLVAPADASLWTKFCEVDIIRCVEDLLTLEPVASSLPHELGQFESHLLQPLKSHNIYKLINLVNNVRISSDEEHQKLVGVDQRFDFHANHKFAEGYEKTLADLILFICFDVIERRLSKDFFRKKFPNTMEWLERVDKDDDGQLKRVCNEVMPHWDGQPSPLPWSSLAELQITIPKEFSLYKSDTKKLNLKGDQILTTNQAEVVDILRKVSRIPTDIGSTENDWEANLFSWDTVPMDARPEGGKLPPARILRKRHQLESLVNEVMQLANNGSIIVDFCSGTGHLGILLAYLLPGCTIYLLENKEESQQRAMERVERLALRNVVFFQCNLDYFTARFDIGVSLHACGVATDIVLEKCFAQRAHFVSCPCCYGKLYNLEQVTYPRSSLFQRSELLLREYFCIAHCADQTHDLASDRTNVAKAHQGFYCMDVIDRDRALRAEELGYVVLRKRLKDETCTPKNRLLVGIYGGGI from the coding sequence ATGAAGCTCTACCTCAAGTACTACTATCGAGCACCCGGGTCTGTGGATGATTCTCTCCACCATCTGGATGTTCCGCTCGAAACGTTCGTCGTGCTGGCGCTGTACCGCTACTTAGAAATTAACCCCTCGAACGTTGTCGTACATTTTGTGCAATGCAAAGCAACTTCCAACGTTCTGCGGGTTGTGGTGCCTCGTTCGACAATCCGCGGCGACCAGTCGGTCAATTTCATCGACGCCACGAACACGGTTCCGAACGATGAACATCCGGCACTCTTCTGTCAACTGCCCTCGATCTCGATCGAGCGCATCAACACGATTGTGTCCGGGCTGTGTGGCGTTTGTCGCCGCTTGACGAAGGAACACATTGCGACGGTATCGGCAACCTCGGAAGGATTGCTAGGTTTCAAGGGCAATACACTGGTAGCACCGGCGGACGCTTCTCTGTGGACAAAGTTTTGTGAAGTTGATATAATACGGTGCGTGGAAGATTTACTCACATTGGAACCGGTGGCCAGTAGCCTGCCCCACGAGCTCGGTCAGTTCGAAAGTCATCTGCTGCAGCCACTGAAATCACACAACATCTACAAACTGATCAATCTTGTTAACAATGTGCGCATATCATCGGACGAAGAGCATCAGAAGCTGGTAGGCGTTGATCAGCGGTTTGATTTCCATGCCAACCACAAGTTTGCGGAAGGGTACGAGAAAACACTGGCCGACCTGATACTGTTTATTTGCTTCGATGTGATTGAACGCCGGCTGTCGAAGGACTTTTTCCGCAAAAAGTTTCCCAACACTATGGAGTGGCTAGAGCGCGTGGACAAGGACGACGATGGCCAGCTGAAACGTGTGTGCAATGAGGTAATGCCACACTGGGACGGTCAACCGTCTCCACTACCCTGGTCAAGTTTGGCCGAACTGCAGATTACCATCCCGAAGGAATTTAGTCTGTACAAATCGGACACGAAAAAGCTCAATCTGAAGGGCGATCAAATACTGACAACTAATCAAGCGGAGGTGGTTGACATACTGCGTAAAGTGAGCCGCATCCCGACCGATATTGGCAGCACGGAGAACGATTGGGAGGCGAACCTGTTCAGCTGGGACACGGTACCGATGGATGCGCGACCCGAGGGTGGCAAGTTACCGCCCGCTCGCATTCTCCGTAAACGGCACCAGCTGGAAAGTTTGGTCAACGAAGTAATGCAGCTGGCAAACAATGGCTCAATCATTGTGGACTTTTGCTCCGGCACCGGGCATCTCGGAATACTGCTGGCCTACCTCTTGCCAGGCTGCACAATTTATCTGCTAGAAAACAAGGAAGAATCGCAACAACGTGCGATGGAACGCGTGGAAAGGCTTGCCCTGCGCAATGTGGTGTTTTTCCAGTGCAATTTGGACTACTTTACCGCTCGCTTCGACATCGGCGTATCGCTGCATGCGTGTGGCGTTGCCACGGACATCGTGCTGGAGAAGTGTTTCGCTCAACGGGCACACTTTGTCAGCTGTCCGTGCTGTTACGGGAAGCTGTACAATCTCGAGCAGGTAACGTACCCGCGTAGCAGCCTCTTCCAGCGATCGGAACTGTTGCTGAGGGAGTACTTCTGCATAGCGCACTGTGCGGATCAAACGCATGATCTGGCGAGCGATAGGACGAATGTGGCGAAAGCTCATCAGGGATTTTACTGTATGGATGTGATCGATCGGGACCGGGCACTGAGAGCGGAAGAGCTGGGGTATGTGGTGTTGCGCAAGCGGTTGAAGGACGAGACCTGCACGCCAAAGAACCGGCTTTTGGTCGGTATTTATGGTGGCGGTATTTGA
- the LOC118512713 gene encoding peroxisomal multifunctional enzyme type 2-like isoform X1 — translation MVAPKEQLRYDGRVVVVTGAGAGLGREYALLFASRGAKVVVNDLGGNFHGQGKSNAADKVVEEIRAAGGVAVADYNSVVEGDKIIQTALESFGRIDVLVNNAGILRDRSVARISDEDWNLIHDVHLKGSFLTTRAAWPVMKKQNYGRIIMTSSNSGVYGNFGQANYSAAKLGLVGLANTVAIEGAKNNIHCNVIVPTAASRMTEGILPEILFNELKPKLIAPVVAYLCHESCDDTGAIIESAAGWATKVHFVRGKGCVLRTAIDEDVSPEYVQQVWNRVTDMSEARHLNAIGEASLSLVGVLEKLRDGQNNENSVTETFRYGFKDAILYALGVGASVSDPTDLKFLYENNPDFGVLPTFFILPGLLAVMGSSLTASAIKHTTFDLTNILHGEQYIELFEAPATEGILTTTSTVLDVVDKKSGALVITQSDSYDEQGTLIARNQSSTFVVGAGNFNGKTKAGPEVKPLVPNPKRSPDASVEVPTHKDQAAVYRLSGDLNPMHIDPSFSAIAGYKVPILHGLCTMGVSVKAVLKQFGGDDPALFRAAKVRFSKPVLPGQTLRVDMWKEPNNRVCFRTVVVETGTEVLSGAYVDFKQIVIKPNMTSAVTLQSDAVFAGIKDRVAENESKAKAINAVFLYKITSGGKVAKEWVLDLKNAKVYEGPAQGKADTTMTIADADMLELALGKLQPQTAFMKGKLKITGNIMLAQKLAPLLKTEAKL, via the exons ATGGTTGCACCAAAGGAACAGCTACGCTACGATGGACGGGTCGTGGTGGTGACCGGTGCCGGCGCTGGTTTGGGTCGCGAGTACGCACTGCTGTTCGCATCGCGCGGTGCAAAGGTCGTCGTTAATGACCTGGGCGGTAATTTCCATGGCCAGGGCAAATCGAATGCAGCGGATAAGGTGGTGGAGGAGATACGGGCCGCCGGTGGTGTCGCCGTCGCGGACTACAACTCGGTCGTCGAGGGCGATAAGATCATCCAGACGGCGTTGGAAAGCTTTGGCCGCATCGATGTGCTGGTGAACAATGCGGGAATTTTGCGCGATCGTAGCGTGGCCCGCATTTCCGACGAGGATTGGAACCTGATCCACGATGTGCATCTGAAGGGAAGCTTCCTGACGACCCGTGCCGCCTGGCCCGTTATGAAGAAGCAAAACTATGGACGCATCATCATGACGTCGAGCAACTCGGGAGTGTACGGAAACTTCGGGCAAGCGAACTACAGTGCCGCCAAACTCGGACTGGTTGGGTTGGCCAACACAGTCGCGATCGAGGGAGCAAAGAACAATATCCACTGCAACGTGATAGTGCCGACGGCGGCCTCCCGTATGACGGAGGGCATTCTACCGGAGATTCTGTTCAATGAGCTTA AACCGAAATTGATTGCACCGGTGGTGGCCTACCTTTGCCACGAATCATGCGACGATACGGGCGCCATCATCGAGAGTGCGGCCGGTTGGGCGACCAAGGTGCACTTTGTGCGCGGCAAAGGATGCGTGCTGCGTACCGCCATCGACGAGGACGTTTCACCCGAATACGTGCAACAGGTGTGGAACCGCGTGACGGACATGTCGGAAGCGCGCCACCTCAACGCGATCGGCGAGGCGAGCCTCAGCCTGGTGGGAGTGTTGGAAAAGTTGCGCGATGGCCAGAACAATGAAAACTCCGTGACCGAAACGTTCCGCTACGGGTTCAAGGATGCCATTCTGTACGCACTCGGCGTCGGTGCGTCCGTCAGTGATCCAACCGACCTGAAGTTCCTGTACGAAAACAATCCCGACTTTGGTGTGTTGCCCACGTTCTTTATCCTGCCCGGGTTGCTGGCCGTGATGGGATCCAGCCTGACTGCATCCGCCATCAAGCATACCACGTTTGATCTAACCAAC ATTCTGCATGGTGAGCAATACATCGAACTGTTTGAGGCACCCGCAACGGAAGGCATTCTGACGACCACCTCCACCGTGCTGGACGTGGTGGACAAAAAATCCGGAGCCCTAGTCATCACCCAGTCGGACTCGTACGACGAGCAGGGCACGCTGATTGCGCGCAATCAAAGCTCCACGTTCGTGGTCGGGGCTGGCAATTTCAATGGCAAAACAAAGGCCGGTCCGGAAGTGAAACCGCTCGTCCCGAACCCGAAGCGTTCGCCCGATGCTTCGGTGGAAGTACCGACGCACAAAGATCAGGCCGCTGTTTACAGGCTGTCGGGTGACCTGAACCCGATGCACATCGATCCGAGTTTTTCGGCTATCGCCGGCTATAAGGTACCGATTCTGCACGGCCTCTGCACGATGGGTGTTTCGGTAAAGGCAGTACTGAAGCAGTTCGGTGGTGACGATCCCGCCCTATTCCGGGCGGCCAAAGTACGCTTCTCCAAACCGGTGCTGCCCGGCCAGACGCTGCGTGTCGACATGTGGAAGGAACCGAACAATCGGGTTTGCTTCCGCACGGTTGTGGTGGAGACGGGCACGGAGGTACTGTCGG GTGCGTACGTGGACTTTAAGCAGATCGTCATCAAACCGAACATGACTTCCGCCGTTACCCTGCAGAGCGATGCCGTTTTCGCCGGCATTAAGGACCGTGTGGCTGAGAACGAGTCCAAGGCGAAGGCCATCAATGCGGTGTTCCTGTACAAAATCACGAGCGGTGGTAAGGTGGCCAAGGAGTGGG TGCTTGACCTGAAGAACGCGAAAGTGTACGAAGGACCGGCGCAGGGCAAAGCCGacacgacgatgacgatagCCGACGCGGATATGCTCGAGCTGGCACTCGGCAAACTGCAGCCCCAGACCGCATTCATGAAGGGCAAGCTGAAGATCACCGGCAACATTATGCTGGCACAAAAGTTGGCCCCGCTGCTCAAGACGGAGGCAAAACTGTAG
- the LOC118512713 gene encoding peroxisomal multifunctional enzyme type 2-like isoform X2 has translation MTSAVTLQSDAVFAGIKDRVAENESKAKAINAVFLYKITSGGKVAKEWVLDLKNAKVYEGPAQGKADTTMTIADADMLELALGKLQPQTAFMKGKLKITGNIMLAQKLAPLLKTEAKL, from the exons ATGACTTCCGCCGTTACCCTGCAGAGCGATGCCGTTTTCGCCGGCATTAAGGACCGTGTGGCTGAGAACGAGTCCAAGGCGAAGGCCATCAATGCGGTGTTCCTGTACAAAATCACGAGCGGTGGTAAGGTGGCCAAGGAGTGGG TGCTTGACCTGAAGAACGCGAAAGTGTACGAAGGACCGGCGCAGGGCAAAGCCGacacgacgatgacgatagCCGACGCGGATATGCTCGAGCTGGCACTCGGCAAACTGCAGCCCCAGACCGCATTCATGAAGGGCAAGCTGAAGATCACCGGCAACATTATGCTGGCACAAAAGTTGGCCCCGCTGCTCAAGACGGAGGCAAAACTGTAG